Genomic window (Gammaproteobacteria bacterium):
CATGTTGAAAAATGCGACGTGGTCGATGCCGCCCCCGGCAGCAGCAAAGATCAGCCGGGTCTGGTTATCGTCAATCCACCCTACGGCGAACGTCTGGGCGAACGCGCCCAATTGCACACGCTGTATCGCCAACTGGGCGAAACCATCAAAGCCCGCTTTGTTCACTGGAAAGCTGGCGTGTTCACCAACACCGACGAATTGATCAAACCCATGGGGCTGCGCTATGCGCGCTCGCATAATTTTTACAACGGCGCGCTGGAATGCAAACTGTTCCGCTTTGATGTGGACGAAGACAACTTCACTTCCGGCCAGGCTCGCCCTCGCCCACTGCCCGCCGACGAGCGCAGCGACGCGGCGCAAATGTTTGCTAATCGCATAAACAAAAATGTGAAAAAATTTGCCCGCTGGTTAAAGCGCGAAGACATTCACTGCTATCGCCTGTACGACGCTGACCTGCCCGAATACGCCGTCGCCGTCGATGTTTACGAAGGTGAAAAGCGCTGGGTACACGTGCAGGAATACGAAGCACCGAAAACCATCGATCAACAAAAAGCACGTCATCGTTTGCGTGAAGTATTGGGCGTGCTGCTGGATGAACTGCACATCACCAATGATCAACTGTTTTTCAAAGTTCGCCGCAAGCAAAAAGGTTTGGCGCAGTACGAACGCCTGGCCGAAAATCGTGTATATCATCAAGTGACCGAAGGCGGCTGCCGTTTCTGGGTCAACTTTGAAGATTACCTCGACACCGGTTTGTTCCTCGATCACCGCATCACTCGCGGCATGATTCGCGACATGGCCAAAGACAAACGCTTTTTGAATCTGTTCGCCTACACCGGCAGTGCCACCGTTTACGCTGCCGCCGGCGGTGCCAAATCCACTCTCACCGTCGACATGTCGCGCACCTATCTCGAATGGGCACAACGCAATATGGAATTGAACAATTTCGGCGGCAAGCAGCACCAGTTTGAACAGGCCAATTGTCTGGAGTGGTTAAAAACCGCCGTCTGGCGCAAACAGCAGTTTGATCTGATTTTTCTTGATCCGCCAAGTTTTTCCAGCTCCAAACGCATGGAATCAACATTCGATGTGCAACGCGATCACGTCGCGCTGGTCGAACAAGCCTGCGCCCTGCTCAGTGCCGACGGCGCGCTGATTTTCTCCAACAACTTGCGCAGCTTCAAACTCGATCCATCACTGGCAGAGCGATACGACATCAAGGATCTCTGTCGCGCCACCCTGCCTGATGATTTTGAGCGCGATCCGAAGATTCATCACTGCTGGAAAATCAGCAAAAAATAGCCGGCTCGACGCCCCCAATCTTTCGTTGCACAATAGGCCATCAGTTACGGAGTTTAACTCATGGCCTATCTCTACCTGCTCATCGCCATCATCAGCGAAGTCATCGCCACCAGCGCCCTCAAAGCCAGTAACGGCTTCACCCAACCCCTGCCCAGCGTACTGGTGGTGGCCGGCTACGCCAGCGCCTTTTACTTTCTCAGCCTGGTACTCAAATCCATCCCCATGGGCATCACCTACGCCATCTGGTCAGGGCTGGGCATCATCTTCATCAGCCTGATCGGCGTCTGGGTCTACAAACAGAGTCTGGACATGGCCGCCATCGTCGGCATGGGGCTGATTTTGGCGGGCGTGGTGGTTATCCAGTTGTTTTCCAAGAGTGTGTCGCAGTAGAAGCACGAATAGGCTCGAAAATACAGCTCACAAAAAGAACGGCCTTTTACCACTCCAGCAAGCAATAAAAGGCCTGTTCAACAGTAAGGCAAGACACGCTAGATTAGCTGCTAAATATCATTTGCCATAGACATTCACGCAAGAGGTATTTCCACCAATAGAAACATGCTCAACGTATTTTACATAGCTGATGCCACCAGCCTTAGCAGCAGCACCAATTGTTGCATCACCAACCCAACCAGAGAAACTGCCCTTTTCTAGACAGGCAGTACCTTTATTCAGTCCACTAATATTTACTTCCGTATTATCGTATACCATTCGATAATCGGTCCCCATCAC
Coding sequences:
- the rlmKL gene encoding bifunctional 23S rRNA (guanine(2069)-N(7))-methyltransferase RlmK/23S rRNA (guanine(2445)-N(2))-methyltransferase RlmL, which encodes HVEKCDVVDAAPGSSKDQPGLVIVNPPYGERLGERAQLHTLYRQLGETIKARFVHWKAGVFTNTDELIKPMGLRYARSHNFYNGALECKLFRFDVDEDNFTSGQARPRPLPADERSDAAQMFANRINKNVKKFARWLKREDIHCYRLYDADLPEYAVAVDVYEGEKRWVHVQEYEAPKTIDQQKARHRLREVLGVLLDELHITNDQLFFKVRRKQKGLAQYERLAENRVYHQVTEGGCRFWVNFEDYLDTGLFLDHRITRGMIRDMAKDKRFLNLFAYTGSATVYAAAGGAKSTLTVDMSRTYLEWAQRNMELNNFGGKQHQFEQANCLEWLKTAVWRKQQFDLIFLDPPSFSSSKRMESTFDVQRDHVALVEQACALLSADGALIFSNNLRSFKLDPSLAERYDIKDLCRATLPDDFERDPKIHHCWKISKK
- a CDS encoding multidrug efflux SMR transporter, which gives rise to MAYLYLLIAIISEVIATSALKASNGFTQPLPSVLVVAGYASAFYFLSLVLKSIPMGITYAIWSGLGIIFISLIGVWVYKQSLDMAAIVGMGLILAGVVVIQLFSKSVSQ
- a CDS encoding TRL-like family protein, whose amino-acid sequence is MMKTSIVKALALLPLLTVMSACSVMGTDYRMVYDNTEVNISGLNKGTACLEKGSFSGWVGDATIGAAAKAGGISYVKYVEHVSIGGNTSCVNVYGK